The DNA sequence CCAACTCGTGAATGGTCATCTTTCCATGACCGTATATCATATTTTGGCTCGGCATCATTCCATGAAATAATGTTTAGTTCCTTTTGCCACCCTCTGTCATTCTTTGATAGGACGGCAATCGTCTCAATGATTTTAAAGCGTATAGGCTCATTATTATCTTTTGTTGGTTGACGGTTGGACTGGATTTTCTTTTGTTGGTCTTCAAAACTTTCTTTCCAACCTTTGTCATTTTCCCAATCCGTCATAAATTTCCTCCTGTGCTTCGTTTTCTAGTGCGGTGATAGCCCGTCCCTGTAAGTCTAAGCACGTTGGTCATTCCAAATCGACATCTTCTCGCAACCAAAATTCCATTTCGTTCTATTGTGCGAATTGCGGAAAAAACGTCTTTGTATTCAATCTTTAGATCAACGTACATATGCTTTCCTGCAACATAGGCTTTTCTTGATACTGTGCCATACTTTGGTTTTAACTTCAGTATTTCACCACTATCAAGATAAGCAGAAGCACCACCTTCACGTCCTAATTGTTTTAAGTCTCTGATGCAAACGTCATTGTTTGCAAGGTCTTCAAATTTATTCATTCTTTCTCTCCATTTCGAATAAATTTAGGTTGATTTACACCCATGCTGTATAACTTCCTTTTGGTTATATCTGTATTTCTTGCGCACCGTTTATGGTCAAAACGACAAACCCGCGAAAATGCGAATTGTGACTGAGGCTAGAGTCTAGCTTTACACTCCGCCCCCAATTTTGTATCTCATAGTCACGCTGTATCAGGGCAGAGGGGGTATTCAGTTGTCAAAGTGCTTCAGCAGTTTATTGACTTGCTCGGGTCAAAGAAAATATTAATCAGCATAGAAGAGGCCATAGCCAGCTACTAACATACACAAGCTCATAAGTTGCTGGAAACCAGGAAAATCCGAAAGGAAAATTTTGGGCATAAAGTATGATACGCAAAAAATACAAGTAATAATCAGCAAATTTAGAGCAATTTTCTTTACTAACTTTTTCATCAGCTTACCCCTTTATTTTGTTGCTTTCTGATCCTCTGACTCCATTCAGCCATCACGCCGTTAAATACGTATTCAGCAACCATTTCAGACGAGCGGGCAAACCTCATATTCTCTAAAGCGTATTGA is a window from the Streptococcus oralis genome containing:
- a CDS encoding YdbC family protein yields the protein MRFKIIETIAVLSKNDRGWQKELNIISWNDAEPKYDIRSWKDDHSRVGKGVTLFEDEMVVLADAIKHLQITKKKED